The Bacteroidales bacterium sequence TGGTATTGTTTCAGGCAGGTATTCATCCTGTCATAGGATTGTTTGACAGCTACCTGCAGGTGGCGTTCAGTATTTTCCCGTTGCAGTTCCAATTGCCGGAGCCCGGTCTCGGTCTGCCTGACATTAGACATACGCTCTCCACCTGAAAATATGGGAATGGAAAGCGAGATACCGACCGTAGAATATGGATCCCACCTGTAATGCCCGATTTTAAAATCGTTGTTCATCGAAATATATTGATAAGAGAACTGAGCACTCAATGTTGGGTAATACATAGCTTTCCGCATTCCTAAAGCCTTTTCCATTTGCCCCTGCTGGATGTCGAGCTGCAATAAATCACTGTTATTGTCAAGCGACAAATCCATAGAAATGTGACTTTTTGTTAGTAGCCTATCATACTCAGCAAGTGATCCTGTACATTCGATATCGATTCCGAGGTCTATCCCCATCAGGGCTTTCAGCTGCCAATGCGCCAGCACCAACGAATTTTCCGCACCGTACATGCTGGGTTCGGCATTGCGTACATTCACATCGGCACGTATCAGGTCATATTCGGCGACAAGCCCCTGTTCGAACTTTTCTTTAATATCCTGGTAATTATTTTCGGCATTCTCATATGCCTGTTTGAAAACCCGGTAGGAATCATCGGCCAGCAGTACCCCGTAAAACGCCTGTGTTACCTGTTCTATCATTTCTATCCGCGACGACCGGGCTTTTTCTACAGCCAGTTCGACATCCAGCGCGGAAATTTTAAGGCTTTTCCACAACGAAGCCGACACCAGCGGCATGGATACGTTTACTCCACCGACCCAG is a genomic window containing:
- a CDS encoding TolC family protein, whose translation is MKKIAIRIRVIAGIVTFMALTASARENPGVLRLTLEDALKIAMSENLTVQVADQEIQRQEYAKKGAYSALFPQISIDGSYQRTIEKQTMYMDMDVAGMSIGGIKVGRDNNWVGGVNVSMPLVSASLWKSLKISALDVELAVEKARSSRIEMIEQVTQAFYGVLLADDSYRVFKQAYENAENNYQDIKEKFEQGLVAEYDLIRADVNVRNAEPSMYGAENSLVLAHWQLKALMGIDLGIDIECTGSLAEYDRLLTKSHISMDLSLDNNSDLLQLDIQQGQMEKALGMRKAMYYPTLSAQFSYQYISMNNDFKIGHYRWDPYSTVGISLSIPIFSGGERMSNVRQTETGLRQLELQRENTERHLQVAVKQSYDRMNTCLKQYQAAKAGVKQAETGYTITMKRYETGEGTLLEINDSQLSLTQAKLNLNQSIYDYLIAESSLQKTLGNQLTVDH